The genomic region ACTATTGTTTTATTCACAGACGCAAATGTAATTCTCACATTGTAGAGCCATGCCAACTGACCACCCTCCAACATGGCTGGTGAAGTAGACGTTCTTATCCGCCAATACCTAAATCCACCCGCATTTGGTGGGTGGCGGGTGTTCATTTTATGCCCTGAACATGTAATCTTGCAAAAAGGGAGAGCATCAGAGAGTTAACATATGAAGCTGTATGGGGACATGTAGCAGGTGCCAATGGTGGCTGGTGTACCTGGAGGTGGAGGCTCGgggggtggaggagtgggtgaaGGAGGCAGCGGGACTCATGTCGGGCGTACGGGTCAGTGCCAGGTCACACTGGTCCAACAGCTCCAGGAGCTCCTCCTCTGTGGGGCCGCCCAGCGCTGAGGGACAACCAGACAGAGAACCCAATGTCTATGACATCACTTAACaaaaagcaacaacaacaaaaaggtcaACACAAAAAGCCTCGCGGGTCGTCTTTACCCCTGATGTCCACTTTCCCTGCGATCTCCATGGCGGTGGTCAGGTCCCACATCTGGATGCTACCGTTGGCGTGGCCACTGAAGAGGTAGCGGCGGGGACGGGAGCCGATGCGGCTGGACCCCTCGCACTCGTGCACCAtgaaggaggtgatggaggtgccGTCCACAGAGCGCACCTCGCACACCCTCTTCCCGTTGGACGAGAGGCGCacgtacagtctgtctgtgtcgGGGACGACCCTCTGGATAAACACCTGCTGGTCGTCTCGCTCGCCATACGGACCTGTTAGAGAGGAGCGACGCTCGGTACGGACCATCGCAGTCCTTTCCCAATTTGCATCTCTGAAATGTTCACTTCTTATTTAACATTTAAAACCACTGTCCACTTTTGACACCTGTCTGCTCACCTATCTCAGTGCCGGCAGCACAGCCCCCGTGGCCGTCGATGTCCTCCAGGGAGAGGATCTTGAAGGAGGTGAGGGGGGtggagcctggctgggtggaGATCATGCCCCTGAAGCGAGTCACCGTCCAGGTCCGCACGTGGTTGTTGTctgcacacactgacaacacGACACAACAGGGTTAGGCCAAACATCTGCATGACGGGCCCATCTTGCTGCTTTGTCAGCAGCGTCAATGTTTAACGCAATTGCTGTGTCAGCCGACATCCAAACATCAATCGATCGATCCTAATGAGAAATGTAGCTAAATTAATGAATGTGCTTCATTAGCGGAGACGGTAGAATACGCCGAAAAATGAACAATCACCCATAGAAGGTGGAGGCTCCCGGCCAACCATTCTCACCTGATATGAGGTGTTTCTCAGAGAGCATGATCTTGGTGACGGGGCTGCGGTGGACTGAGAAGGTCTGGAAGAGCTGGGGCCCAGAGCCCACGGTCTCCGGGTGCTGCACTATGACCCGCACCGTGCCCGAGCTGGTCCCATAGGCAATCTCGATCCAGTTGCCGCTGTCGCCTGACGACACATTGGGGACTTTTATCCCATACACCATTTTAGCCTCAACGCATGCTGTGTGATGTACCGTGCATATCAAGAAATGGAAGTGGATAGTCAGCCGACAGACCCAAAAAGGTTAAGGTGAGGCATTAGGATCGAAATTGATTTaagttagggttcatgttagggaaGTGAGGTTAGGTTAAAGATCAGTGTAAAGGTCAGGCAAAGAGTTAGCGAAATGCCACCAGGAATCATTCAAAATCTGCCAGCTGCCTATACAATTATACTGCCTATAAAATGACCATTGCTGACCATAAATGGCAAACAAGTTTTTCAGAAAATGATTGTTTAGCACCATGCATCTATTAAGATTGAATTTCAAATAACCACGATTGACTAATTGACACTTGTTAATCCTTTAaactatatataaaaaaataaaacgcaGGAAAAGCTATTCATTTCAGTGAAGTTCAAAATCGAAAAAAGGCAGACATACTTGTTTTGGGCGTGAGGTAGACACTGAGAGCAGTGATGGCGTCCTCCGTGGGGTCGCGGTACAACTCTGTCACTAGGAGGTCATTGTCCTTCATCCTCAACGGAAACTTCTGAACATCTGTTGCCAAGATCACGTCAATGAGAGGTCTATACTTTGCAAGTGTATTCATATACTACAAACACAACTTGTGACTGCATTCTTCTATACGGAAAAACTATTTGAATAGTTTTCCATTATTGCGTCATAGGTAGAAAAGATGACTTCCCTTACCTATATAATATATGGACCCATTGTTACAGCCTAGAATTAGGAAGGAACCGGCAGTATCATAGCTATTAATGGGAACCACATCTTGATTCTGAGAACGGAAAGACGAAAGGAAAACATGAACAACTGATGTACAATACACATATAATATATCGCATTTAGCCAACGCAACATTTTACACATGGGTGgacccgggaatcgaacccacaatcctggcGTTGCAAGGACCACATACATTATTACTACACATAATGTGATGTGTTCTGGTAACGTGACATTCTTACAGAATGTTCGGACACAACTTCACCTGCCAATGTTTGGTCACCGCATTCCATACTCCCACTTTCCCTGTGTGGCTGGTGGCAATCAGCTGGTTCGCCACGAAGAAGAGAGCCTCCACGGGGACATTCAGACTGAACACACCTGGAGGGAAGCAGGTACAACGGAGACCTATTAGCACGGCCCTTACATAAACACCCACAACTACCTAGAAAAGTGGTCTCTTAAAATACTAAAGTCAACAAACATCCCGAGTGAGTTAAAAACTACATCATAGCTATAATATTGGTTTTAAACACCTGCGCTTTACTTTTAGAGTTGCGAGTTCATCCGTTTGCAGACTGACCTATCTCGTTGCCGTTGCCGTCGGGACAGATAGTCCAGAGGATGATCTCTGTGCCCGAGGCCACGGCCACCATCTTGTCGTTGTCTCCCAGGGAGCCGCCCATCACCTTGGCGTTGAGCGCCACCCCGTCAATCACCCAGTCCAGGCGGGGGCTGGTGAACACCTGCTGCCAGCCCGTAGACTCCTTCACTCTGATGGACGAGGACGGCGCAGTTTAACACCCTCGACTGTCcttacccccccaaaaaaatgactGATTCATATGACACTGTGATATCGTACACTGAAGTCCCGTGTTCTTACCGGTAACAAACAACAAACTGGGCATAAGCCACAGCGATCCAGTTGTGGTGGCCACAGATGATGCGGACCATGCCTGGGTCTGCAAGCTGAGCTGTGTCGGAAGGGAAAGAGGAACAGGCGTGGAGGAATGTGAACCCTCCTTTTTGATAATATTCCCTTAACAAATAAAATGGCTCCAGGTTAGAGCGTTTACTTTTCAATACAGGGACCACTCTAAACCCTAGCTGTCTCCGTGCACAGACCTGCACCTTGAGACTATCTGCGTCGGTTTGCACCGACTCCCCACACATCCAACCCCTTACACATAAACTTACAAAACAACACAGTCCTTTTTTTTGGAGCCACACTCGCTCGGCGCTAGCCCCGCCCAATATCCGACATCAGGACAGATTTTTCTCTGCAACCCGACCCACCCACATAGAATTATTAAGGGAGCTGATCCTTGACTCGATCAATTtatttgattgtttttataacTCCAGAGTAATCGACAATTAGGCCATTCCCCGTTACCTGCATGAATGAGTTTGTCTGCATCTCTTTTCAACATTTGGATAAAATGAAACCATGCCATGAATTAAGAATGATAGTC from Oncorhynchus keta strain PuntledgeMale-10-30-2019 chromosome 18, Oket_V2, whole genome shotgun sequence harbors:
- the LOC118397175 gene encoding SH3KBP1-binding protein 1-like isoform X3 — encoded protein: MHEAEFYGITPLVRKLQLCDELDRSSCGNVLFNGYLPPPVYPAKRRNRHSVAGPQYMGGRALPMESAPVRRSNTMPPNLGNAGILGKATVEERISGAQLADPGMVRIICGHHNWIAVAYAQFVVCYRVKESTGWQQVFTSPRLDWVIDGVALNAKVMGGSLGDNDKMVAVASGTEIILWTICPDGNGNEIGVFSLNVPVEALFFVANQLIATSHTGKVGVWNAVTKHWQNQDVVPINSYDTAGSFLILGCNNGSIYYIDVQKFPLRMKDNDLLVTELYRDPTEDAITALSVYLTPKTIPNVSSGDSGNWIEIAYGTSSGTVRVIVQHPETVGSGPQLFQTFSVHRSPVTKIMLSEKHLISVCADNNHVRTWTVTRFRGMISTQPGSTPLTSFKILSLEDIDGHGGCAAGTEIGPYGERDDQQVFIQRVVPDTDRLYVRLSSNGKRVCEVRSVDGTSITSFMVHECEGSSRIGSRPRRYLFSGHANGSIQMWDLTTAMEIAGKVDIRALGGPTEEELLELLDQCDLALTRTPDMSPAASFTHSSTPRASTSSLQSQLSESSRERGTRGGVSNSGPFSGSLPRQAPPVPLTKPRDMNLSMVGLGLQPHHLGLSQASLGSSGSPRPSRTALQDRDRDGGMGSLRRGSFVERCQELAKVSDSAGGAEVGTRRSLAACSELEARLGLRTPASFSIPHAASPASSLSSSLRRPQPTSPSPAPATIVSPTRSQTPVSPRRADTSPTTEAPPPEAAAATPESSSPVPPTSPKPPMNETSF
- the LOC118397175 gene encoding SH3KBP1-binding protein 1-like isoform X2, which gives rise to MANMARTGDIIHLNVGGKRFSTSKQTLAWVPDSFFSSLLSGRISTLKDETGAIFIDRDPSLFTPILSFLRTKELFPRSINVHLLMHEAEFYGITPLVRKLQLCDELDRSSCGNVLFNGYLPPPVYPAKRRNRHSVAGPQYMGGRALPMESAPVRRSNTMPPNLGNAGILGKATVEERISGAQLADPGMVRIICGHHNWIAVAYAQFVVCYRVKESTGWQQVFTSPRLDWVIDGVALNAKVMGGSLGDNDKMVAVASGTEIILWTICPDGNGNEIGVFSLNVPVEALFFVANQLIATSHTGKVGVWNAVTKHWQNQDVVPINSYDTAGSFLILGCNNGSIYYIDVQKFPLRMKDNDLLVTELYRDPTEDAITALSVYLTPKTSDSGNWIEIAYGTSSGTVRVIVQHPETVGSGPQLFQTFSVHRSPVTKIMLSEKHLISVCADNNHVRTWTVTRFRGMISTQPGSTPLTSFKILSLEDIDGHGGCAAGTEIGPYGERDDQQVFIQRVVPDTDRLYVRLSSNGKRVCEVRSVDGTSITSFMVHECEGSSRIGSRPRRYLFSGHANGSIQMWDLTTAMEIAGKVDIRALGGPTEEELLELLDQCDLALTRTPDMSPAASFTHSSTPRASTSSLQSQLSESSRERGTRGGVSNSGPFSGSLPRQAPPVPLTKPRDMNLSMVGLGLQPHHLGLSQASLGSSGSPRPSRTALQDRDRDGGMGSLRRGSFVERCQELAKVSDSAGGAEVGTRRSLAACSELEARLGLRTPASFSIPHAASPASSLSSSLRRPQPTSPSPAPATIVSPTRSQTPVSPRRADTSPTTEAPPPEAAAATPESSSPVPPTSPKPPMNETSF
- the LOC118397175 gene encoding SH3KBP1-binding protein 1-like isoform X1; the protein is MANMARTGDIIHLNVGGKRFSTSKQTLAWVPDSFFSSLLSGRISTLKDETGAIFIDRDPSLFTPILSFLRTKELFPRSINVHLLMHEAEFYGITPLVRKLQLCDELDRSSCGNVLFNGYLPPPVYPAKRRNRHSVAGPQYMGGRALPMESAPVRRSNTMPPNLGNAGILGKATVEERISGAQLADPGMVRIICGHHNWIAVAYAQFVVCYRVKESTGWQQVFTSPRLDWVIDGVALNAKVMGGSLGDNDKMVAVASGTEIILWTICPDGNGNEIGVFSLNVPVEALFFVANQLIATSHTGKVGVWNAVTKHWQNQDVVPINSYDTAGSFLILGCNNGSIYYIDVQKFPLRMKDNDLLVTELYRDPTEDAITALSVYLTPKTIPNVSSGDSGNWIEIAYGTSSGTVRVIVQHPETVGSGPQLFQTFSVHRSPVTKIMLSEKHLISVCADNNHVRTWTVTRFRGMISTQPGSTPLTSFKILSLEDIDGHGGCAAGTEIGPYGERDDQQVFIQRVVPDTDRLYVRLSSNGKRVCEVRSVDGTSITSFMVHECEGSSRIGSRPRRYLFSGHANGSIQMWDLTTAMEIAGKVDIRALGGPTEEELLELLDQCDLALTRTPDMSPAASFTHSSTPRASTSSLQSQLSESSRERGTRGGVSNSGPFSGSLPRQAPPVPLTKPRDMNLSMVGLGLQPHHLGLSQASLGSSGSPRPSRTALQDRDRDGGMGSLRRGSFVERCQELAKVSDSAGGAEVGTRRSLAACSELEARLGLRTPASFSIPHAASPASSLSSSLRRPQPTSPSPAPATIVSPTRSQTPVSPRRADTSPTTEAPPPEAAAATPESSSPVPPTSPKPPMNETSF